The segment CAGCTACTATTTTAGCTCCAATATCATGAATGTATTTAATTGATTCGTATATATTATTATTTCTAGAAATTAAAAATAACTCCTCTTCACTAAATTTTACAAAATCAGAATATCTAATAATTTTTCTACTTGATTCAATTAAATCAGTAGTATCATTCCATAAATCTTCTCTATAATTCATGTCAAAAGATATAAATTTGTTATTATCTCTTGCAATTTCAAAAACTTTAAAATATGTTTCTTTTAAATCTCCTTCCAAAAAAGCAGTTGCAGATCCAAAATGAAAAATATCAAATTCATTAATTAATGAAAAATCAATATTTTCAATTTTTAAATTTTTATCTGCTCCTCTAAAAAATACAAAATCCCTTTCACCATCATTCATTAAAGAAACAAATGCAAGTGTGGTATTTAATTCTTCATCATATTTAATTAAAGATGTATCTACATTATATTTTTTTAGTTGGTCAATT is part of the Marinitoga litoralis genome and harbors:
- a CDS encoding carbohydrate kinase family protein, translated to MKKVLTIGEILIDFICLDKNKDLVKGNTFEKKFGGAPANVAAVISLLGGESAFLGKVGNDPFGDYLIDQLKKYNVDTSLIKYDEELNTTLAFVSLMNDGERDFVFFRGADKNLKIENIDFSLINEFDIFHFGSATAFLEGDLKETYFKVFEIARDNNKFISFDMNYREDLWNDTTDLIESSRKIIRYSDFVKFSEEELFLISRNNNIYESIKYIHDIGAKIVAVTLGKEGSIISDGEIIKKIESVKVKSIDSTGAGDAFVGSFLFKIAQGDKDYFEIAKFANKIGALICTKKGALTALIDNVMGWGD